GGTACTCACCCATACTAAAGCAAAAGTTACTATCACACTTTGTATTAGAGATCCTATTTGTTTGACGCTGTGCTTAGCTCCTGGAGACATGTGCACGATATCCGTGTAATGCTGTACCGAACTTTTTGTGACCTTTACTTTTTCAAAGTCATTATCAATAAATTTATCTGGCAAACTCGCAAAAGGCAAGCAGAATATCATGCATAATAATACCCCTAACCATACATTTTTCATCATCTCACCTCTCTTTCTTTTGAAGTAGTATCTCCTTACTTAAAAGTATACGTACTCTGAAATTCAATTTCAAGCAATAAGTTTCTTTTATAAAGATTTACCTTTTTTATAATATTTTCTTAATGATATTCTTTTTAGATACATATGCGATACTTAAAAAAATATACAAAAAGCTGGCTTTCTAAAAAGAAAGCCAGCTCATGTTATAGTTCAAGTTCTCCCATTCGAAGGAGTTCTACGACTGCTTGAGAACGCCCCTTGACTCCAAGCTTTTGCATCGCATTAGAAATATGATTTCGAACTGTTTTTTCGCTAATGAATAGTTCACTCGCGATTTCTTTTGTTGTTTTGTCCTGTAC
The genomic region above belongs to Priestia megaterium and contains:
- the gerE gene encoding spore germination transcription factor GerE, whose product is MKEKEFQPKPLLTKREREVFELLVQDKTTKEIASELFISEKTVRNHISNAMQKLGVKGRSQAVVELLRMGELEL